A genomic region of Pseudomonas sp. RSB 5.4 contains the following coding sequences:
- a CDS encoding mechanosensitive ion channel domain-containing protein yields MELDLWTQSLVTAMTALWTKVANFIPNLFGALVVLLLGFVVAKLLDTLLSKLLAKLGLDRLMGGTGLTKLMSRAGLQVPISTLIGKIVYWFVLLIFLVSAAESLGLERVSATLDMLALYLPKVFGAALVLLVGVLLAQLANGLVRGAAEGVGLDYASGLGRIAQGLVIIISISVAISQLEVKTDLLNHVIVIVLITVGLAVALAMGLGSREIAGQILAGIYVRELYQVGQQVRVGEVEGQIEEIGTVKTTLLTDDGELVSLSNRILLEQHVSSR; encoded by the coding sequence ATGGAACTTGATCTCTGGACTCAGAGCCTCGTCACTGCAATGACTGCGTTGTGGACCAAAGTCGCTAATTTCATTCCGAACCTGTTCGGCGCACTGGTGGTGCTGCTGTTGGGTTTCGTGGTGGCCAAGCTGCTCGATACCTTGCTCTCCAAATTGCTCGCCAAATTGGGCCTTGATCGCCTGATGGGCGGCACCGGACTGACCAAGTTGATGTCGCGTGCCGGGCTTCAGGTGCCGATCTCGACCTTGATCGGCAAGATCGTCTACTGGTTCGTTTTGCTGATTTTTCTGGTTTCCGCGGCAGAGTCCCTTGGACTTGAGCGAGTTTCAGCTACGCTGGACATGCTGGCGTTGTATTTGCCGAAAGTTTTCGGCGCCGCGCTGGTGTTGCTGGTGGGCGTATTGCTTGCGCAACTGGCCAATGGGCTGGTGCGCGGTGCGGCAGAAGGCGTAGGGCTGGACTACGCTTCAGGTTTGGGCCGAATTGCCCAGGGGCTGGTGATCATCATCAGCATCTCGGTCGCGATCAGTCAGCTTGAAGTCAAGACCGACCTGCTGAACCATGTGATTGTCATTGTATTGATTACCGTTGGTCTGGCGGTTGCGCTGGCGATGGGATTGGGAAGCCGGGAAATTGCCGGTCAGATTCTTGCGGGAATCTATGTGCGTGAGTTGTATCAGGTTGGGCAACAAGTGCGTGTTGGCGAGGTCGAAGGTCAGATCGAAGAGATCGGCACGGTTAAAACCACATTGCTGACCGATGACGGTGAGCTAGTCTCACTCTCCAATCGGATCTTGCTGGAACAGCATGTGAGTAGCCGCTAA